The following are encoded together in the Nocardioides thalensis genome:
- a CDS encoding TetR/AcrR family transcriptional regulator: MSAALEVFVAQGYHSAAMDDIAERAGVSKPVLYQHFPGKLELYLALLDASCDTMIANCRAALESTHDNKQRVAAAIDAFFGYVAHDTGAFRLVFESDLTNEPEVRAHVERVTIECAEMIAAVIGEDTGLPADASKLLAVSLVGMAQVSARFWLTEGGGLDREQAVALVSGLAWRGIRGYPLTD, translated from the coding sequence ATGAGCGCCGCGCTCGAGGTGTTCGTCGCGCAGGGCTACCACTCCGCCGCGATGGACGACATCGCCGAGCGCGCCGGCGTGTCCAAGCCCGTGCTCTACCAGCACTTCCCCGGCAAGCTCGAGCTCTACCTCGCGCTCCTCGACGCGTCGTGCGACACGATGATCGCCAACTGTCGTGCGGCGCTGGAGTCGACTCACGACAACAAGCAGCGGGTCGCCGCGGCGATCGACGCGTTCTTCGGGTACGTCGCCCACGACACCGGCGCGTTCCGGCTGGTCTTCGAGTCCGACCTCACCAACGAGCCCGAGGTGCGGGCCCACGTGGAGCGGGTCACCATCGAGTGCGCCGAGATGATCGCGGCCGTGATCGGCGAGGACACCGGCCTCCCCGCCGACGCGTCGAAGCTGCTGGCCGTCTCGCTAGTGGGAATGGCACAGGTCAGCGCCCGGTTCTGGCTCACCGAGGGTGGTGGGCTCGACCGCGAGCAGGCCGTGGCGCTCGTCTCCGGCCTGGCGTGGCGCGGCATCCGGGGTTACCCACTCACCGACTAA
- a CDS encoding DUF3107 domain-containing protein, translating into MTVEVKIGVQNASRELVVESNQSTEDITAALREALGAGDDSAVFSLTDAKGKVIVVPTAKLAYVEIGRSVSGQVGFRS; encoded by the coding sequence ATGACCGTCGAGGTCAAGATCGGCGTGCAGAACGCCTCCCGCGAGCTCGTCGTCGAGAGCAACCAGTCGACCGAGGACATCACCGCGGCACTGCGCGAGGCGCTCGGCGCTGGCGACGACTCCGCCGTCTTCTCCCTGACCGACGCCAAGGGCAAGGTCATCGTCGTCCCGACCGCCAAGCTGGCGTACGTCGAGATCGGCCGCTCGGTCAGCGGCCAGGTCGGCTTCAGGTCCTGA
- a CDS encoding PP2C family protein-serine/threonine phosphatase, translating into MLQFRYDALSDTGRVRDHNEDAGFAGPYLLCVADGVGGAAAGEVAAATTSYVVSARALAHPGYDPLRVLQRAVGESHAQIAAGVEAVPARTGMATTLTAVLTDGLRFGLAHLGDSRAYLFRDGGLTQLSHDHTMVQAMVDSGRLTTAEAAASPYRNVVLQALDAQTEPTPDLLWLDLRAGDRLLLCSDGLTDVVPDHDLAEILRDPSRSTATARLVEAALEAGSRDNVTCIVADVVDAPPIVGNGAVLGAVLDLANVVDPVAVRPLRSA; encoded by the coding sequence ATGCTGCAGTTCCGCTACGACGCGCTGAGCGACACCGGTCGCGTGCGCGACCACAACGAGGACGCGGGCTTCGCCGGGCCCTACCTGCTCTGCGTCGCTGACGGCGTCGGCGGGGCCGCGGCCGGTGAGGTCGCGGCGGCCACGACGTCGTACGTCGTCAGCGCCCGCGCGCTCGCGCACCCGGGCTACGACCCGCTCCGCGTGCTGCAGCGGGCGGTCGGCGAATCCCATGCGCAGATCGCCGCCGGCGTCGAGGCCGTTCCCGCGCGCACCGGCATGGCGACGACGTTGACCGCCGTCCTCACCGACGGCCTCCGGTTCGGCCTCGCCCATCTCGGCGACTCCCGCGCCTACCTGTTCCGCGACGGCGGGCTGACCCAGCTCAGCCACGACCACACGATGGTGCAGGCGATGGTCGACTCCGGGCGGCTCACCACCGCGGAGGCAGCGGCCTCGCCGTACCGGAACGTCGTCCTCCAGGCGCTCGACGCGCAGACGGAGCCGACGCCCGACCTGCTCTGGCTCGACCTGCGCGCCGGCGACCGGCTGCTCCTGTGCAGCGACGGCCTCACCGACGTGGTGCCCGACCACGACCTGGCCGAGATCCTGCGCGACCCGTCGCGCAGCACGGCCACCGCGCGTCTCGTCGAGGCGGCGCTCGAGGCCGGCAGCCGGGACAACGTCACCTGCATCGTGGCCGACGTCGTGGACGCCCCGCCCATCGTCGGCAACGGCGCGGTGCTCGGCGCCGTACTCGACCTCGCCAACGTGGTCGACCCGGTCGCAGTGAGGCCGCTCCGCTCGGCGTGA
- the ligD gene encoding non-homologous end-joining DNA ligase: MTPPGEEVHVDVEGRTLKLSNLGKVLYPATGTTKGEVLDYYARIAPVLLPHLAGRPVTRIRWPHGVQDMSFFEKNAPAGTPSWVRTAKVPTTGSRGESRYGDTLVFPIVEDLATLMWMANLAALELHVHQWSVDEDGDPVGADRVVIDLDPGEPAGLHECCQVALLAREALDERGLAAYPVTSGSKGLHLYAPLDEPLPPDETSALAKEVAEELQEAYGDRVTATMTKARRAGKVFFDWSQNAGSKTTVAPYSLRGKERPTVATPLGWDEVEAGAEDEMELGQFSFTEVLQRVEEYGDLFADALPG, from the coding sequence GTGACGCCTCCGGGCGAGGAGGTCCACGTCGACGTCGAGGGCCGCACGCTCAAGCTCTCCAACCTCGGCAAGGTCCTCTACCCGGCGACCGGCACCACCAAGGGCGAGGTGCTCGACTACTACGCGCGGATCGCGCCGGTGCTGCTGCCGCACCTCGCGGGCCGCCCGGTGACGCGCATCCGCTGGCCGCACGGGGTGCAGGACATGAGCTTCTTCGAGAAGAACGCCCCGGCCGGCACGCCGTCGTGGGTGCGCACGGCGAAGGTGCCGACGACTGGCTCGCGCGGCGAGAGCCGGTACGGCGACACGCTCGTCTTCCCTATCGTCGAGGACCTCGCGACGCTGATGTGGATGGCCAACCTGGCCGCGCTCGAGCTGCACGTGCACCAGTGGAGCGTCGACGAGGACGGCGACCCGGTCGGCGCCGACCGCGTCGTCATCGACCTCGACCCCGGCGAGCCGGCCGGTCTCCACGAGTGCTGCCAGGTGGCGCTGCTGGCGCGCGAGGCGCTCGACGAGCGCGGCCTCGCGGCGTACCCCGTGACCAGCGGCAGCAAGGGCCTCCACCTCTACGCGCCTCTCGACGAGCCGCTGCCGCCCGACGAGACGAGCGCGCTCGCCAAGGAGGTGGCCGAGGAGCTCCAGGAGGCGTACGGCGACCGCGTCACCGCGACGATGACGAAGGCCCGTCGGGCGGGGAAGGTGTTCTTCGACTGGTCGCAGAACGCGGGGTCGAAGACGACCGTCGCGCCGTACTCCCTGCGCGGCAAGGAGCGGCCGACAGTCGCGACGCCGCTGGGCTGGGACGAGGTCGAGGCGGGCGCCGAGGACGAGATGGAGCTCGGCCAGTTCTCGTTCACCGAGGTGCTCCAGCGCGTGGAGGAGTACGGCGACCTGTTCGCCGATGCCCTGCCCGGCTGA
- a CDS encoding L,D-transpeptidase family protein: MRRLLLLALAGLLLGALLPATPASAAAKDWPWPLPWPDVDDAAATQPADAPAADLASGGTVRLGGVKVELRARTRQVVTYNHRSGHSGRISFWVKRKGTWHERLSATDGRIGYGGLVPRKERRQGTGTTPLGTFGMPFAFGMHRERDAWDIRYRKVRKGDYWVQDNASDHYNRYRNKSQGGFRWWLDGENSSERLLDYRDQYEWAIVMDFNWNQVRYRGSGIFLHVNGSGATAGCVSAPRWFIKRVMKHIDKDKGPVIAVGR, encoded by the coding sequence GTGAGACGCCTCCTGCTCCTCGCCCTGGCCGGCCTGCTGCTGGGGGCGCTGCTCCCCGCGACACCGGCCTCCGCGGCGGCGAAGGACTGGCCCTGGCCGCTGCCCTGGCCCGACGTCGACGACGCGGCCGCGACCCAGCCGGCGGACGCGCCCGCCGCAGACCTGGCGTCCGGCGGCACCGTCCGCCTCGGTGGCGTGAAGGTCGAGCTGCGCGCCCGCACCCGGCAGGTGGTCACCTACAACCACCGCAGCGGCCACAGCGGGCGCATCTCGTTCTGGGTGAAGCGCAAGGGCACCTGGCACGAGCGGCTGAGCGCCACCGACGGCCGCATCGGGTACGGCGGGCTCGTCCCGCGCAAGGAGCGGCGCCAGGGGACAGGCACCACGCCGCTCGGCACGTTCGGGATGCCGTTCGCGTTCGGCATGCACCGCGAGCGCGACGCCTGGGACATCCGCTACCGCAAGGTCCGCAAGGGCGACTACTGGGTGCAGGACAACGCCTCCGACCACTACAACCGCTACCGCAACAAGAGCCAGGGCGGCTTCCGCTGGTGGCTCGACGGCGAGAACTCCTCCGAGCGGTTGCTCGACTACCGCGACCAGTACGAGTGGGCGATCGTCATGGACTTCAACTGGAACCAGGTGCGCTATCGCGGCTCCGGCATCTTCCTCCACGTCAACGGCTCCGGCGCGACCGCCGGCTGCGTGAGCGCGCCGCGGTGGTTCATCAAGCGCGTGATGAAGCACATCGACAAGGACAAGGGTCCGGTCATCGCGGTGGGCAGGTGA
- the ligD gene encoding non-homologous end-joining DNA ligase, protein MTLLPMLATVGSHVPTGEGWLHEVKWDGVRALATLAGGDVTLTSRNGNRITGAWPELVTPPDGHDDLVVDGEIIALNERGVPDFRVLAERIHVRKAAQVARLAERVPATFMVFDVLRYGGRDLTRLPLTERREVLEGLELGRWQVPATYDDGPMLHDATKQQGLEGIVSKRSDSLYRPGERTSHWLKFAHRHRASYVVGGWRPQTGTSDRLAALLVGEPTAEGLLYRGRVGSGIGAKQSRALTELVASLGRATSPFADEVPKVDAAGTHWLDPVLVVDIETHGHGYERLRQPSFQGVRSDLSPDDLRWGP, encoded by the coding sequence GTGACCCTGCTCCCCATGCTCGCGACCGTCGGCAGCCACGTGCCGACGGGGGAGGGGTGGCTGCACGAGGTGAAGTGGGACGGCGTCCGCGCGCTGGCCACGCTCGCCGGCGGCGACGTCACCCTGACCAGCCGCAACGGCAACCGGATCACGGGTGCCTGGCCCGAGCTCGTGACCCCGCCCGACGGCCACGACGACCTCGTCGTCGACGGCGAGATCATCGCGCTCAACGAGCGCGGCGTGCCCGACTTCCGGGTGCTCGCGGAGCGGATCCACGTGCGCAAGGCCGCGCAGGTCGCACGGCTCGCCGAGCGGGTGCCGGCGACGTTCATGGTCTTCGACGTCCTGAGGTACGGCGGCCGCGACCTGACGCGGCTGCCGCTCACCGAGCGCCGCGAGGTGCTGGAAGGGCTGGAGCTGGGCCGGTGGCAGGTGCCGGCGACGTACGACGACGGGCCGATGCTGCACGACGCCACGAAGCAGCAGGGACTCGAGGGGATCGTGAGCAAGCGCAGCGACTCGCTCTACCGCCCGGGAGAGCGCACGTCACACTGGCTCAAGTTCGCGCACCGCCACCGCGCGTCGTACGTCGTGGGCGGGTGGCGCCCGCAGACCGGCACGTCCGACCGCCTCGCCGCGCTGCTGGTGGGGGAGCCGACCGCCGAGGGCCTGCTCTACCGCGGCCGCGTCGGCAGTGGCATCGGCGCCAAGCAGTCGCGGGCGCTCACCGAGCTGGTGGCCTCGCTCGGCCGCGCGACCAGCCCGTTCGCCGACGAGGTGCCGAAGGTCGACGCCGCCGGGACCCATTGGCTGGATCCCGTGCTCGTCGTCGACATCGAGACCCACGGCCACGGCTACGAGCGGCTGAGGCAGCCGTCCTTCCAGGGCGTGCGTTCCGATCTCTCACCCGACGACCTACGGTGGGGCCCGTGA
- a CDS encoding Ku protein, translated as MRAIWKGAVSFGLVSVPVKLYSATESHDVSFRQVHAKDGGRIKYQRVCSIDGEEVPYADIAKGFETEDGEMVVLTDDDLAELPTSSSREISVEKFVPREQIDPLLFEKSYYLEPESSGAKPYALLRQALVDADRMAVVTVAIRNRTTTAVLRVRDDVIVMQTMMWPDEIRKPDFNIETGEVKDAEVKMAQMLVETLAGDFDPDEFEDDYAEAVQAVVKAKIEGGEIQRTPTSTKTGGEVVDLLAALQRSVDAAKTSRGEAPAEEKKPAAKKSSSSKKSAAKKAPAKKAASKKSAASKKTAKKSTTKKTAARKAS; from the coding sequence ATGCGTGCGATCTGGAAGGGCGCCGTCTCCTTCGGCCTGGTGAGCGTCCCGGTGAAGCTCTACTCCGCGACGGAGAGCCACGACGTGTCGTTCCGGCAGGTCCACGCCAAGGACGGCGGTCGCATCAAGTACCAGCGGGTCTGCTCGATCGACGGCGAGGAGGTCCCCTACGCCGACATCGCCAAGGGCTTCGAGACCGAGGACGGCGAGATGGTCGTGCTCACCGACGACGACCTCGCCGAGCTGCCGACGTCGTCGTCGCGCGAGATCTCGGTGGAGAAGTTCGTGCCGCGCGAGCAGATCGACCCGCTGCTCTTCGAGAAGAGCTACTACCTCGAGCCGGAGTCGAGCGGCGCCAAGCCCTACGCCCTCCTGCGCCAGGCGCTCGTCGACGCCGACCGGATGGCCGTCGTCACCGTCGCGATCCGCAACCGGACGACGACCGCGGTCCTGCGGGTGCGCGACGACGTGATCGTCATGCAGACGATGATGTGGCCCGACGAGATCCGGAAGCCCGACTTCAACATCGAGACCGGCGAGGTCAAGGACGCCGAGGTCAAGATGGCGCAGATGCTCGTCGAGACCCTGGCCGGCGACTTCGACCCCGACGAGTTCGAGGACGACTACGCCGAGGCCGTGCAGGCCGTGGTGAAGGCCAAGATCGAGGGCGGCGAGATCCAGCGGACGCCCACCTCGACGAAGACCGGCGGCGAGGTCGTCGATCTGCTCGCCGCGCTCCAGCGCTCCGTCGACGCGGCCAAGACCTCGCGCGGCGAGGCGCCGGCCGAGGAGAAGAAGCCCGCCGCGAAGAAGTCGTCCTCGTCGAAGAAGTCCGCTGCCAAGAAGGCGCCGGCCAAGAAGGCGGCCTCGAAGAAGTCCGCTGCTTCGAAGAAGACGGCGAAGAAGTCGACCACCAAGAAGACGGCCGCCCGCAAGGCCAGCTAA
- a CDS encoding acyl-CoA thioester hydrolase/BAAT C-terminal domain-containing protein gives MMRRELQDVPGVRLVPDRATGVGALVLAGSSGRVDEERAALLARHGALAESVQWFGGPGQHDGPWEIALELFLGRVDDLAEDCDRVVVLGTSFGAEAALLTGVHSDRVSAVVAFAPSDVVWTGVTGDGRATSHWTLGNEALACVPFVDDWEPAGDPPAYVDFYRACRARFPEKAAEAAIPVERIPEVVTVAGGDDQVWPAVEHAESIAVRRRRHGLATIVVTDPEAGHRTVLPGEPVVAAGARMARGGTEEADRRLGRAAWGHIQALL, from the coding sequence ATGATGCGCCGCGAGCTCCAGGACGTCCCCGGCGTCCGGTTGGTCCCTGACCGGGCGACCGGAGTCGGGGCGCTGGTCCTCGCCGGCTCCAGCGGCCGGGTGGACGAGGAGCGGGCCGCTCTGCTGGCGCGCCACGGTGCGCTGGCCGAGTCGGTCCAGTGGTTCGGTGGGCCGGGACAGCACGACGGGCCGTGGGAGATCGCGCTGGAGCTGTTCCTCGGGCGCGTCGACGACCTTGCCGAGGACTGCGACCGGGTCGTGGTGCTGGGCACCTCGTTCGGCGCGGAGGCGGCCCTGCTGACCGGAGTGCACAGCGACCGGGTGTCGGCGGTGGTCGCGTTCGCGCCCTCCGACGTGGTGTGGACCGGGGTGACCGGCGACGGCCGGGCCACGTCGCACTGGACCCTCGGAAATGAGGCCCTCGCCTGCGTGCCGTTCGTCGACGACTGGGAGCCGGCCGGCGACCCGCCGGCGTACGTCGACTTCTACCGCGCGTGCCGGGCGCGGTTCCCGGAGAAAGCGGCCGAGGCGGCGATCCCGGTCGAGCGGATCCCCGAGGTCGTGACCGTCGCGGGCGGTGACGACCAGGTCTGGCCGGCGGTCGAGCACGCCGAGTCGATCGCGGTACGGCGCCGACGGCACGGCCTCGCCACCATCGTGGTCACCGACCCCGAAGCCGGCCATCGCACCGTGCTGCCGGGCGAGCCGGTCGTCGCCGCCGGGGCGCGGATGGCGCGCGGCGGGACGGAGGAGGCCGATCGCCGCCTCGGCCGCGCGGCGTGGGGGCACATCCAGGCGCTGCTGTGA
- a CDS encoding HNH endonuclease signature motif containing protein, which yields MAPLFDLPAAPPAGTVDAPLTEAPLSRADELLKGIAQRRRIITDQQLGEVRDIAEWAMQHTVAVPEDASTLTERGLDTGLPLAGEGAPLISDFAVLELGAILARGIDSVRNYVGQVVELSHRLPQVWAGVLDGYVPVWKGLRIADCTRDLGVEAVAFVDQHLARFAATCSWAQVERLIDEAITRFDPDLAEARRAAAAETRHFDIDFDRAGTDSTVPLHGEVDLTDALDAEQALRHRARELAELGCTEPLDVRRAMAFGEMARCDLTLNYLTDPTDPVVEETGLRPHTPRGRTVDLTVHLSQAAVEGVNPAGAVGRLDNTHTPVTAEQIREWCAAAGTIIVRPVLDVAGHEPTGAYEIAERQARQVLLRDQTCVYPHCTRPAEACDLDHVTPHAKGDVTCPCNLAPVCRGHHRLKTHRHGWAYWVLAPGVYFWRGRTGEQWLVTPGGTYALDTRPCPGTTTTDSVDPPDE from the coding sequence ATGGCACCCCTCTTCGACCTCCCGGCCGCACCCCCGGCCGGCACCGTCGACGCGCCGTTGACCGAGGCCCCGCTCTCCCGCGCCGACGAACTGCTGAAAGGAATCGCACAGCGCCGGAGGATCATCACCGACCAACAGCTCGGCGAGGTCCGCGACATCGCCGAATGGGCCATGCAGCACACCGTCGCCGTGCCGGAGGACGCCTCCACGCTCACCGAACGCGGTCTGGACACCGGGCTCCCCTTGGCGGGTGAGGGCGCGCCGTTGATCTCCGACTTCGCCGTCCTCGAGCTCGGCGCCATCCTCGCCCGCGGCATCGACTCGGTCCGCAACTACGTCGGGCAGGTCGTGGAGCTCTCCCACCGCCTCCCCCAGGTCTGGGCCGGCGTCCTGGACGGATACGTGCCGGTGTGGAAGGGCCTGCGGATCGCCGACTGCACCCGCGACCTCGGCGTGGAGGCCGTCGCGTTCGTGGACCAGCATCTGGCGAGGTTCGCTGCGACCTGTTCCTGGGCCCAGGTCGAACGCCTCATCGACGAAGCCATCACCCGCTTCGACCCCGACCTCGCCGAAGCCAGACGCGCCGCGGCCGCGGAGACCCGGCACTTCGACATCGACTTCGACCGCGCCGGCACCGACAGCACCGTCCCCCTGCACGGCGAGGTCGACCTCACCGATGCCCTCGACGCCGAACAAGCGCTGCGCCACCGCGCCCGCGAGCTCGCCGAGCTCGGCTGCACCGAACCCCTCGACGTGCGCCGCGCCATGGCCTTCGGCGAGATGGCCCGCTGCGACCTCACCCTCAACTACCTCACCGACCCCACCGACCCGGTGGTCGAGGAGACCGGCCTGCGTCCGCACACCCCGCGCGGGCGGACCGTGGACCTCACCGTGCACCTCTCCCAGGCCGCCGTCGAAGGCGTCAACCCCGCCGGCGCCGTGGGCCGACTCGACAACACCCACACCCCGGTGACCGCGGAACAGATCCGCGAATGGTGCGCCGCTGCGGGCACCATCATCGTCCGGCCCGTCCTCGACGTCGCCGGCCACGAACCCACCGGCGCCTACGAGATCGCCGAACGCCAAGCCCGCCAGGTCCTGCTCCGGGACCAGACGTGCGTCTACCCGCACTGCACTCGTCCCGCCGAGGCCTGCGATCTCGACCACGTAACCCCCCATGCCAAGGGCGACGTGACGTGCCCTTGCAACCTGGCGCCGGTCTGCCGCGGCCACCACCGGTTGAAGACCCATAGGCACGGCTGGGCCTACTGGGTCCTCGCCCCCGGCGTCTACTTCTGGCGCGGCCGCACCGGTGAACAGTGGCTGGTCACCCCCGGCGGCACCTACGCCCTCGACACCCGTCCCTGCCCCGGCACCACCACGACCGACTCGGTCGACCCGCCCGACGAGTAG